The genomic window GTCTACCCCTACCCCCACGTGGACAAGATTATTCCCCTCATGGCGGAAGGCAAAATTCTGCCCTATCTGGATATCCCGTTTCAGCACGCCAGTCACGCTGTGCTCAAGCGCATGCGTCGTCCGGCGGCCACGGAAAAAGTACTCCATCGCATTCACAACTGGCGTAGCCAATGCCCTGACATCACCCTGCGCAGCACCTTTATCGTAGGTTTCCCCGGTGAGACAGACGCAGAATTTGAAGAGTTACTGGACTTTCTCGACGAGGCCCAGCTGGACCGCGTGGGATGCTTCAAGTATTCCCCGGTCACCGGAGCCGCGGCAAACGAGCTCGCCGATCACGTGCCCGAAGCGCTCAAAGAGGAGCGCTACGAGCGGTTCATGCTTCGACAGCAGGCCATCAGTGCGAGGCGCCTTCAGGAGAAGGTCGGACGGGAGATTGAGGTCCTTATCGACAACGTGGACGCCGACGGTGCCGTCGGTCGCTCCAGTGCCGATGCGCCGGAAATCGACGGGCGGGTGCATATTCCCGGCGCATCGGATCTCACACCCGGCGACTGGGTCCGGGGCACGGTCTCCCATGCCGATGAATACGATCTCTGGATTGACTAGGCACTGTGAACCTGCTGATCGTTGAAGCAGAGGAACTGGGAGCCAACAATGAGTTAGAGCTCCGGGGCCGCCGCCTGCTGCACCTCAATACGGTGCTCAAGGTGCAGGCCGGCGATAATGTTCGGGTAGGACAGTTAAACGGCAGCATCGGTACGGGCACCGTGCGCAGCATAGGGGAGGATCTTGCCGTCATTGATGTATCCCTGGATCAGCCGGCCCCGGCACCTCTCGCGCTTACCGTCGTCATGGCGTTACCGCGTCCGAAGATGCTCCGACGCATTCTCCGAGGCATGGCGGAAACCGGTATCAAAGAGATACATCTCATCAACAGCTTTCGCGTGGAAAAAAGCTATTGGCAGAGCCCCCTGCTTCAGGCACCGGCGCTGCGGGAGGCGCTGCTCTCGGGTCTGGAGCAGGCCATGGATACCGTCATGCCCACGGTTCACCTGCACCGGCGGTTTCGTCCCTTTGCCGAAGACAGTCTCCCGGCCCTTTGCGATGGCTGCGACGCACTCCTGGGGGATCTTGGCGCGGCGGAGGACTACCCCGCCTCCCCCTCATCACCCAGCCTGCTGGCCCTGGGCCCCGAGGGCGGATTTATACCTTTTGAACAGGAACTCATTATCAACGCCGGAGCGCGACCCGTGTCCCTGGGTCCTCGCATGCTGCGCTTAGAAACCGCGCTCCACTGTGCCGTGGGACGACACCTGGGGGGGCATGGCGACCCACGGTCCCGATAAATGATCGGTTCGGCCATCGTGCCACTTCTTGACAGGGATCAATGTCGAAGCGCCTGCTATTTCCTAATTTGGGCTTGAGGGGTTTGCGTCTTTACTCGGTGCCGGCTCCGATCTTCTGTGATTCGACAGCCGCCGGCTCACTTTTAGAGCGACGGTAGCCGTCAGGGAGCGAGGAAGGAATATGTTAAGTGTTGCAGAAATTATGACCCCTCAGCCCTATACGCTGGGACCCGATGACAGCCTCCTGGATGCAGCATCGCTTATGCGAGAGCACCACATCAGGCACGTACCCATCGTGGCCAACGATGGCAA from Congregibacter litoralis KT71 includes these protein-coding regions:
- a CDS encoding 16S rRNA (uracil(1498)-N(3))-methyltransferase, which produces MNLLIVEAEELGANNELELRGRRLLHLNTVLKVQAGDNVRVGQLNGSIGTGTVRSIGEDLAVIDVSLDQPAPAPLALTVVMALPRPKMLRRILRGMAETGIKEIHLINSFRVEKSYWQSPLLQAPALREALLSGLEQAMDTVMPTVHLHRRFRPFAEDSLPALCDGCDALLGDLGAAEDYPASPSSPSLLALGPEGGFIPFEQELIINAGARPVSLGPRMLRLETALHCAVGRHLGGHGDPRSR